Proteins from one Pyrobaculum neutrophilum V24Sta genomic window:
- a CDS encoding PD-(D/E)XK nuclease family protein yields the protein MSVAEEVRRVLLEHPEIIAEAIEARPEVLYRALARLTPWQNLATKEDVRSLREEMQKIEEKMATKDDIKDLEARMATREDVRRLEEQVGEVRKVMATKDDLKAFATREDVRRLEEQLDEVRRVMATKEDLKGLATKEELKALEERMATKEDLKALATREELRGLEERMATKRDVEELWRAINRLERKLDALGARWGVISEEAFREGMRAMLREAGWSVSKEVLYDREGYVYGTPSEVDYDVVVRDGRLIIVEITSSLKRSDLPTIVKKRELYERARGAKVAAVYVVTPYIDDRYPERVKAMAKDLGLEVVYPAPPQE from the coding sequence GTGAGTGTTGCAGAGGAGGTTAGGAGGGTTTTGCTTGAGCATCCTGAGATTATTGCTGAGGCTATCGAGGCTAGGCCTGAGGTTCTCTACAGAGCTCTCGCCAGGCTTACGCCGTGGCAAAACCTAGCCACCAAGGAGGACGTGAGATCGCTGAGAGAGGAGATGCAGAAGATAGAGGAGAAGATGGCCACCAAGGACGATATAAAGGATCTTGAAGCAAGGATGGCCACCAGAGAAGACGTGAGAAGACTTGAGGAGCAAGTGGGAGAGGTGAGAAAAGTAATGGCTACGAAGGACGATCTCAAGGCCTTCGCTACAAGGGAGGACGTTAGGAGGCTTGAAGAGCAGCTGGACGAAGTGAGGAGAGTTATGGCTACGAAGGAGGATCTTAAGGGCCTCGCCACAAAGGAGGAGCTCAAGGCGCTTGAGGAGAGGATGGCTACGAAGGAAGATCTGAAGGCTCTTGCCACGAGAGAGGAGCTGAGGGGTCTCGAGGAGAGGATGGCCACAAAGAGGGACGTGGAGGAGCTGTGGAGGGCTATCAACAGGCTGGAGAGGAAGCTGGACGCGCTGGGGGCCAGATGGGGGGTAATCAGCGAGGAGGCGTTTAGGGAGGGGATGAGGGCAATGTTGAGGGAGGCCGGGTGGTCGGTGTCTAAGGAGGTCCTCTACGACAGGGAGGGCTACGTATACGGCACCCCCTCTGAGGTGGACTACGACGTGGTGGTCAGAGACGGGAGGCTGATAATCGTCGAGATCACGTCCTCGCTGAAGCGGAGCGACCTGCCCACCATAGTGAAGAAGAGGGAGCTCTACGAGAGGGCCAGGGGGGCCAAGGTAGCCGCCGTCTACGTAGTCACCCCCTACATAGACGACAGATACCCCGAGCGGGTAAAGGCCATGGCCAAAGACCTAGGGCTGGAGGTGGTCTACCCGGCCCCACCCCAGGAGTAG
- a CDS encoding DUF3782 domain-containing protein, whose translation MVEEVRRVLLEHPEIIAEAIEARPEVLYRALARLTPWQNLATKEDVRSLREEMQKIEEKMATKDDLKHLATKDDVSRLEDRLEETRREMATKEEVKTLEAKMATKDDIKAFATKEDLKTLEARVATKEDLKALATREELRALEAKMATKDDIKDLEARMATREDVRRLEEQVGEVRRVMVTKDEHVAFEKRIMAYVNALGARWGVVSEDVYREGVRELLRDAGYTVERWVYYDGEGYVYGYPAEVELDVVAKDGKTIAVELTAALKRGDLQYIKKKAELYQRTAGRPLDRVIVVTPFIHDRNPDLVRAKAKEYGIDIVAPGDL comes from the coding sequence GTGGTAGAGGAGGTGAGGAGGGTTTTGCTTGAGCATCCTGAGATTATTGCTGAGGCTATCGAGGCTAGGCCTGAGGTTCTCTACAGAGCTCTCGCCAGGCTTACGCCGTGGCAAAACCTAGCCACCAAGGAGGACGTGAGATCGCTGAGAGAGGAGATGCAGAAGATAGAGGAGAAGATGGCCACCAAAGATGACCTAAAACACTTGGCAACTAAAGACGACGTCAGTAGGCTTGAGGATCGGCTTGAGGAGACGAGGAGAGAGATGGCCACCAAGGAGGAGGTTAAGACTCTTGAGGCCAAAATGGCCACCAAGGACGATATAAAGGCCTTCGCCACTAAAGAGGATCTAAAGACTCTTGAGGCTAGAGTGGCGACGAAGGAAGATCTGAAGGCTCTTGCCACGAGAGAGGAGCTGAGAGCCCTTGAGGCCAAGATGGCCACCAAGGACGATATAAAGGATCTTGAAGCAAGGATGGCCACCAGAGAAGACGTGAGAAGACTTGAGGAGCAAGTGGGAGAGGTGAGAAGAGTTATGGTTACGAAGGATGAACATGTGGCGTTTGAAAAACGCATCATGGCGTATGTCAACGCGCTGGGGGCTAGATGGGGGGTAGTTAGCGAGGATGTATATAGAGAGGGGGTGAGGGAGCTCCTCCGCGACGCGGGATACACGGTGGAGCGGTGGGTCTACTACGACGGCGAGGGCTACGTATACGGCTACCCGGCGGAGGTGGAGCTAGACGTCGTGGCTAAAGACGGCAAAACAATAGCTGTAGAGCTCACAGCCGCCCTCAAGAGGGGAGATCTCCAGTACATCAAAAAGAAGGCGGAGCTCTACCAGCGGACAGCCGGCAGGCCGCTGGACAGAGTGATAGTGGTGACGCCGTTTATACACGACAGAAACCCAGACCTGGTCAGAGCCAAGGCAAAGGAGTACGGCATAGACATCGTAGCCCCCGGAGACCTCTAG
- a CDS encoding TenA family transcriptional regulator, whose translation MRVIETLRRELEPLNREILAAAKPSREALRRFVANQLYIVPHDLKALSAAMAKAREPDEYRLAKMLIDGDWEALKAFWELAAELGVEFSWDLLDPTAVAYTHFLSWLALNGTMGDLAVAAAVNLPVWGQNCAAFAAWARQNGVRNTRFMDLFAGPYTELEELAEGVAQRHLDWPRYRFVAKAIQRYELDFWRAISY comes from the coding sequence ATGAGGGTCATTGAGACGCTTAGGCGGGAGCTCGAGCCCCTAAACAGGGAGATACTAGCCGCCGCCAAGCCCAGCCGCGAGGCGCTTAGGCGCTTCGTCGCCAACCAGCTCTACATAGTCCCCCACGACCTGAAGGCCCTCTCAGCCGCCATGGCCAAGGCCAGAGAACCAGACGAGTACAGACTAGCCAAGATGCTCATAGACGGCGACTGGGAAGCCCTAAAGGCCTTCTGGGAACTCGCCGCAGAGCTCGGCGTGGAGTTCTCCTGGGATCTGCTTGACCCCACCGCCGTGGCCTACACCCACTTCCTCTCCTGGCTGGCGCTAAACGGCACCATGGGGGACCTAGCCGTAGCCGCCGCCGTAAACCTCCCAGTGTGGGGCCAGAACTGCGCCGCCTTCGCCGCGTGGGCGAGGCAAAACGGCGTGAGAAACACCAGGTTCATGGACCTCTTCGCAGGCCCCTACACAGAGCTGGAGGAGCTGGCCGAGGGGGTGGCGCAGCGCCACCTCGACTGGCCAAGATACCGCTTCGTAGCAAAGGCGATCCAGAGATACGAACTAGACTTCTGGAGGGCGATAAGTTATTAA